Proteins co-encoded in one Micropterus dolomieu isolate WLL.071019.BEF.003 ecotype Adirondacks linkage group LG19, ASM2129224v1, whole genome shotgun sequence genomic window:
- the clcf1 gene encoding uncharacterized protein clcf1 has translation MKRCCGVHQQQLVLLLAAAMATALDPSHNLASERSSIESTYELTKYLEYQLKEIKDIYLTYLGPPFNEKDFSPPRPNSTALSLPSAATRLELWHGLENQARLAQNQKAYSVLLAAVRELARSTLCPSLKTSLLHFCTGLDGLLGSISALMTTLGYALPPPSANLGVSTGELQYPQRGAGVDRPAPLMSQSLYRSRAGTRTESGQRTNQRRSGTRVVGGEREDGVTVDLVEKRRGKEGRRAEATAAGGRSGGSREKGRGERGRRGRREEPESRKWTASEEERVGEDEEEELEREGGVERWGRRRRLLSINEDGEEMDRQPEPRVDVSYPGTEGSLRQQTIQTNANNQYSYNLNSLQPDTLRKEDGFIVERSRVLLMEEEKQIDMEATSSSSTFHHQRRPPRSLLPPTLQPPLSTLSLLYQFGAGEEHTLLSQPIPLSLQRGTSLLSPPLTPLLSPTSSSSSLLSVRPTMNDFARKVEGFWILRELQSWLWRSAKDFNRLKKRLRG, from the exons TCCATCAACAGCAGCTCGTCTTGCTATTGGctgctgccatggcaacagccCTGGATCCTTCACACAACCTGGCCAGCGAGAGGAGTTCGATAGAAAGCACGTACGAGCTGACCAAATACCTGGAGTATCAGCTCAAGGAAATCAAAGACATATAT CTGACCTATCTTGGCCCTCCATTCAACGAGAAAGACTTCTCCCCTCCACGGcccaacagcacggctctgtccCTGCCCAGTGCGGCCACCCGCCTGGAGCTGTGGCACGGCCTGGAGAACCAAGCTCGGCTTGCCCAAAACCAGAAGGCCTACTCTGTGCTGCTGGCAGCCGTCAGGGAGTTGGCCCGCTCCACCCTCTGCCCTTCCCTCAAGACCTCCCTGCTGCACTTTTGCACAGGCCTGGATGGGCTGCTGGGCTCCATATCCGCACTGATGACCACCCTCGGTTACgcacttcctcctccttctgcaAACCTGGGAGTTAGCACTGGAGAGCTGCAGTACCCTCAGAGGGGGGCTGGAGTCGACCGACCAGCTCCACTCATGAGCCAGAGCCTTTACAGGTCCAGAGCCGGGACGAGGACAGAATCCGGTCAGCGTACCAACCAAAGAAGAAGCGGGACAAGGGTGGtcggaggagagagggaggatggTGTCACCGTAGACCTGGTggagaaaaggagagggaaagagggcaggagagCGGAGGCGACCGCCGCTGGAGGAAGGAGTGGCGGATCGAGGGAGaagggaagaggagaaagagggaggagagggaggagggaagagcCAGAGAGCAGGAAATGGACCGCCAGCGAAGAGGAGAGAGTAggggaggatgaagaggaggagctggagcgAGAGGGAGGTGTGGAGagatgggggaggaggagaaggttgTTAAGTATCAACGAGGATGGAGAGGAGATGGACAGGCAGCCTGAACCCAGGGTAGACGTGTCGTACCCGGGCACAGAAGGCTCCCTTCGACAACAGACCATCCAAACCAACGCCAACAATCAGTACAGCTACAACCTGAACTCACTTCAGCCAGACACACTCAGAAAAGAAGATGGATTTATTGTAGAGCGAAGCAGAGTGTTATtaatggaggaggagaagcaaaTAGACATGGAAGCTACCTCTTCTTCCTCGACATTCCATCATCAGCGTCGGCCTCCTCGCTCCCTCCTCCCCCCGACCCTTCAACCTCCCCTGTCTACCCTCTCCCTCCTCTACCAGTTCGGTGCGGGTGAGGAGCACACCCTCCTCTCCCAACCCATCCCTTTGTCTTTACAGAGGGGCACCTCCCTCCTTTCGCCTCCTCTGACACCGCTCCtttcccccacctcctcctcctcttcgctGTTGTCGGTGCGGCCGACCATGAACGACTTCGCCAGGAAGGTAGAGGGATTTTGGATATTGCGAGAGCTACAGAGTTGGCTGTGGCGATCGGCGAAGGACTTTAACCGCCTCAAGAAGAGACTCAGAGGCTGA